One genomic region from Octopus sinensis unplaced genomic scaffold, ASM634580v1 Contig12425, whole genome shotgun sequence encodes:
- the LOC115229313 gene encoding LOW QUALITY PROTEIN: lipoyl synthase, mitochondrial-like (The sequence of the model RefSeq protein was modified relative to this genomic sequence to represent the inferred CDS: deleted 1 base in 1 codon): protein MKHFRYISVLKISSTLSLKSVPQGPDLSFFLKTAKEEHKFAKIETRTGHRFKYDPYFTRLRLPSWLQTKIPTGKDYSKMKMSLKSEKLSTVCQEARCPNIEDCWGSKSGISTATIMIMGSECTRACRFCSIKTNRNPPPLDELEPIKTAKSIMSWGVDYVVITSVDRDGILHLCYIDLHDYGSSHFVKTIKEIKRFDNKVFVECLVPDFGGNYDCINQVANSGLEVFAHNIETVPELNSLIYFSISSSVRDPRANFSQSLAVLKLAKQFRPSLITKTSIMLGLGESDQQVMNTLEGKYIFGNKIELRLASVDCLTFGQYMQPTKRHLKVKEYVTPEKFNYWKEIGDKFGFLYTASGPLVRSSYKAG, encoded by the exons ATGAAACATTTCCGGTACATTTCAGTACTAAAAATTTCATCAACCTTGTCTTTAAAAAGTGTACCTCAAGGACCAGATTTATCGTTTTTTCTTAAGACTGCTAAAGAAGAACATAAATTCGCAAAAATTGAAACCAGAACAGGACATCGGTTTAAATATGATCCCTATTTTACTAGACTACGTCTTCCTTCTTGGCTGCAAACTAAAATTCCTACTGGTAAAGATTACTCAAAgatgaaaatgtctttaaaatcAGAAAAACTCAGTACAGTTTGCCAGGAAGCCCGTTGTCCAAATATAGAAGACTGTTGGGGCTCAAAAAGTGGAATCTCCACAGCCACAATTatg ATAATGGGTTCGGAATGCACACGTGCCTGTCGTTTCTGTTCAATAAAAACAAACCGAAATCCTCCTCCACTAGACGAATTGGAACCAATAAAAACAGCCAAATCAATTATGAGTTGGGGTGTCGATTATGTTGTAATTACGTCCGTTGACCGAGATGGTATATTACACTTATGTTATATAGACCTTCATGATTATGGAAGTTCTCACTTTGTAAAAACGATCAAAGAGATTAAAAGATT TGACAATAAAGTGTTTGTCGAATGTCTTGTCCCAGATTTTGGTGGAAATTACGATTGTATCAATCAAGTTGCAAATTCTGGTCTCGAGGTTTTTGCCCACAATATCGAAACCGTCCCTGAATTA AACAGTCTGATTTACTTTTCCATTTCTAGCTCAGTGCGAGATCCACGTGCTAACTTTTCTCAATCTTTAGCCGTTCTAAAACTTGCAAAACAATTTCGTCCGTCATTAATTACTAAGACTTCAATAATGCTCGGACTGGGGGAGAGTGATCAACAGGTTATGAATACTTTggaaggtaaatatatttttggcAACAAAATAGAACTAAGACTAGCTTCTGTTGACTGTCTCACTTTTGGACAATACATGCAGCCTACGAAAAGAcatttaaaagtgaaagaatacgTGACTCCAGAAAAATTCAACTATTGGAAAGAGATTGGCGATAAATTTGGGTTTTTATATACAGCAAGTGGGCCGCTTGTTCGATCATCTTACAAAGCTGGTTGA
- the LOC115229314 gene encoding uncharacterized protein LOC115229314, whose product MSEHNIFDNSESDRDNSHINSIDYNKYDYEWPEYSIQDFEDIFDNSYLIPNFENTQQEASISNHVLEENVSAHPVDLNSDNVALSPNMQDNTEINKELNRSVRSTFSKFSNFRKKQNVKEKERRINMGVCFQKLSDIVPTLNENKRSKDKILKDTADYIRNLVREFKKKLEVINTLNKEISEKSKFLLNNMKK is encoded by the exons ATGTCGGAGCACAATATCTTTGATAACTCGGAATCTGATCGGGATAACTCACATATAAATAGTATAGATTATAACAAATACGACTATGAGTGGCCTGAATATTCTATACAAGATTTTGAAGATATATTTGATAATTCCTATTTAATTCCTAATTTTGAGAATACCCAACAAGAAGCTTCTATTAGTAATCATGTTCTTGAAGAAAACGTTTCTGCACACCCCGTTGATCTGAATAGCg ataATGTAGCATTGTCACCAAACATGCAGGATAACactgaaataaacaaagaattaaaTCGAAGTGTACGTTCTACATTtagcaaattttcaaattttcgaaaaaaacaaaatgtgaaagagaaagaaaggagaataaATATGGGCGTCTGTTTTCAAAAACTTTCAGATATTGTCCCAACTTTGAATGAAAATAAACGTAGTAAGGATAAGATTCTGAAAGATACTGCTGATTATATAAGAAATTTAGTTCGTGAATTCAAAAAAAAGCTTGAGGTCATAAATACattgaataaagaaatatctgaaaagtcgaaatttttattaaataatatgaaGAAATGA
- the LOC115229315 gene encoding lon protease homolog, mitochondrial-like yields MLNEQLKAIKRELGILKDDKDSVSEKFRQRLASLTVPVTIMEVIEQELAKLSNLESSSAEFSVTRNYLDWLTSIPWGRYTEDSLDLVKAREILDHDHYGMTEAKDRILVVQPSSNCLGVYSLISENTGLVLDQLTIEKSVLQTLIRFYTRESGVRNLNHLIERIYRKAALNSILNPVNEKNLTPERLADLIGPVKYPENTFYGKKTPVGVTTGLAWTAVGGAVLYVECRPRPEGGSGQLLLTGNLGDVMKESSEIALTVSQSFLKRKYPDNDFLVLNKGRIHLHVPEVI; encoded by the exons ATGCTTAACGAACAACTCAAAGCTATTAAACGAGAATTGGGAATTCTCAAAGACGACAAAGACAGTGTTTCAGAGAAATTCCGTCAAAGGCTAGCAAGCTTGACAGTGCCTGTCACAATAATGGAAGTTATTGAACAAGAACTTGCAAAGTTGTCGAACTTGGAGAGTTCTTCTGCTGAATTTTCTGTGACTCGAAATTACTTGGATTGGTTGACGTCAATTCCGTGGGGAAGGTACACGGAGGATTCTCTGGACTTGGTCAAAGCCCGAGAGATCCTTGATCACGATCATTATGGAATGACTGAGGCCAAAGATCGTATTTTGGTAGTTCAACCTTCCAGTAATTGTTTAGGAGTTTATAGCT TGATTAGCGAGAATACTGGACTTGTGTTGGACCAattaactattgagaaatctgtgtTACAGACTCTCATTAGGTTTTATACTCGAGAAAGTGGGGTACGGAACCTGAATCATCTCATTGAACGGATTTATCGTAAAGCTGCCTTGAATTCTATTCTGAATCCTGTTAATGAAAAGAATTTAACTCCCGAGCGACTTGCTGACTTGATCGGTCCAGTTAAATATCCAGAAAATACTTTTTATGGGAAAAAGACCCCAGTTGGAGTTACAACTGGATTAGCATGGACCGCAGTTG GCGGAGCTGTTTTGTATGTCGAATGCCGACCACGACCAGAAGGAGGCTCAGGTCAGTTGCTACTCACCGGCAATTTGGGAGATGTTATGAAAGAGAGTTCAGAAATTGCTTTGACAGTATCACAGTCGTTCTTGAAGAGAAAATATCCTGATAATGATTTTTTGGTATTAAATAAGGGAAGAATACACTTACATGTTCCAGAGGTTATTTAA
- the LOC115229317 gene encoding calmodulin-beta-like, which yields MMSRSSDETNAQDEIREAFKVFDKNKDGFISIEELKHVLNSLGEKCTDEELRQMMDEADSDGDGLVNYEGHLKTKELTEEQIAEFKEAFSLFDKDGDGTITTKELGTVMRSLGQNPTEAELQDMINEVDADNNGTIDFPEFLTMMSRKTEDRTSDVEIREAFRVFDKDGNGFISMQELRTVLTNLGEKLTDEELAEMMAEADIDGDGQVNYEGSIFWSFFLEFVTMMTSK from the exons ATGATGAGTCGTTCAAGCGATGAAACCAATGCTCAGGACGAGATAAGAGAAGCCTTTAAAGTTTTTGACAAAAACAAGGATGGTTTTATCAGCATCGAAGAACTAAAACACGTTCTCAACAGTCTCGGAGAAAAGTGCACTGACGAAGAACTGAGGCAAATGATGGATGAGGCTGACTCTGATGGGGACGGTCTGGTCAATTATGAAG GTCACCTAAAA ACTAAAGAGCTAACCGAAGAACAGATCGCAG AATTCAAAGAAGCATTTTCTCTATTTGATAAAGATGGAGACGGGACTATAACTACCAAAGAACTTGGAACTGTTATGCGATCACTAGGACAAAATCCCACCGAGGCTGAGCTCCAGGATATGATCAACGAAGTCGACGCAGATA ATAATGGAACTATCGATTTTCCTGAGTTTCTAACTATGATGAGCCGAAAAACCGAAGATAGGACATCCGATGTTGAAATTCGAGAGGCTTTCCGTGTATTTGACAAGGATGGAAACGGATTTATCAGCATGCAAGAACTGCGGACTGTCCTAACCAATCTAGGAGAGAAATTGACTGACGAAGAATTAGCCGAAATGATGGCGGAAGCTGATATTGACGGGGATGGGCAAGTAAATTACGAAGGTTCTATATTTTGGTCATTTTTTTTAGAATTTGTGACTATGATGACAAGTAAATAA